From a region of the Arachis ipaensis cultivar K30076 chromosome B09, Araip1.1, whole genome shotgun sequence genome:
- the LOC107617285 gene encoding casein kinase 1-like protein HD16, translating into MEEEDDSQPKQKVRLGVPATQWISVYKARLPMKQRYHYNVTAARLAKHVERGIADGLLISCVSSCSNLWALIMDAGTGFTNQVYKLSPFFLHKEWIMEQWDKNYYITSIAGGNNGTSLVVMSKGTQYTQQSYKVSDSFPFKWINKKWKEGFHVTSMATAGSRWGVVMSRNAGFSDQVVELDFLYPSEGIHRRWDGGYRITATAATLDQSALILSIPRRKPGDETQEILRTSQFPSTHVKEKWSKNLYLACLCYGRTLC; encoded by the exons ATGGAGGAAGAGGATGATTCACAGCCAAAGCAGAAGGTTCGATTAGGGGTTCCTGCTACACAATGGATTTCGGTTTACAAGGCAAGACTGCCCATGAAACAAAG GTATCATTACAATGTGACTGCTGCAAGACTAGCAAAGCATGTTGAGAGAGGAATTGCGGATGGCCTTCTTATTAGTTGTGTATCATCGTGTTCCAATCTCTGGGCACTTATTATGGATGCTGGAACTGGATTTACGAATCAAGTCTATAAGTTGTCACCTTTTTTCTTGCACAAG GAATGGATCATGGAGCAGTGGGATAAGAATTATTACATCACTTCTATTGCAGGGGGAAATAATGGAACCTCTCTTGTGGTGATGTCAAAAG GTACACAGTATACTCAACAATCATACAAAGTAAGTGATTCTTTCCCCTTCAAATGGATAAACAAGAAGTGGAAAGAAGGTTTTCATGTTACATCAATGGCTACTGCTGGAAGTCGCTGGGGTGTTGTTATGTCTCGCAATGCTGGATTCAGTGATCAG GTGGTTGAACTTGATTTTCTCTATCCAAGTGAGGGTATCCATCGACGTTGGGACGGTGGTTATAGAATTACCGCAACTGCTGCTACATTGGACCAATCTGCTCTAATATTAAGTATTCCGAGGCGCAAGCCAGGAGATGAAACTCAGGAAATTCTACGGACATCTCAATTTCCCAGCACACATGTTAAG GAGAAATGGTCAAAGAATCTTTATCTTGCTTGTTTGTGCTATGGGCGTACTCTATGCTGA
- the LOC107616255 gene encoding ATP-dependent DNA helicase PIF1-like — MLESVEKVNDFVLTIFSGTEKKHLGFDTTCQADENEDVHQEWFTPEFLNDIKCSGLSNHKLTLKPVVAIMLLRNINQTLGLCNRTRLIINELYSNVIGATVVIGGNIGDKVYIPRMNLIPSDSGLPFKFQRRQFPLTVCFAMTINKSQGQSLSHVGLHLPKSVFTHGQLYVTLSRIKSRSGLKVLILDEGGNSKSSTTNVMFKEVFNNI; from the coding sequence ATGCTTGAGAGTGTCGAGAAGGTAAACGATTTTGTCTTAACAATCTTTTCAGGAACGGAAAAGAAGCATTTGGGTTTTGACACAACATGTCAAGCTGATGAGAATGAAGATGTACATCAAGAGTGGTTCACACCAGAGTTCCTAAATGACATCAAATGTTCGGGACTATCCAATcacaagttgactttgaagccGGTAGTCGCTATAATGCTACTGCGAAACATAAACCAGACTTTAGGTTTATGCAACAGGACAAGATTAATAATTAACGAACTTTACAGCAACGTAATTGGAGCGACGGTAGTGATCGGTGGAAATATTGGAGATAAAGTGTACATtccaagaatgaacttgatcccttCAGATTCAggattgccatttaagtttcaacGGAGACAATTTCCATTAACAGTATGCTTTGCAATGACCATTAACAAGAGTCAAGGTCAATCATTATCACATGTAGGACTTCACTTGCCAAAATCAGTGTTCACTCATGGACAACTTTATGTTACTTTGTCAAGAATTAAGAGTCGCAGTGGCCTCAAGGTTTTAATTCTAGACGAAGGCGGCAATTcaaagtcatcaacaacaaatgtcatgttcaaagaagtttttaataatatttag
- the LOC107617284 gene encoding casein kinase 1-like protein HD16 translates to MPELRSGVRRGRAAVGQKGSEPPAPARRNVKTRAPAAAAGVKGRPKTKAAAAAKKPVIVTSEAKAKEVKEKVFGVMGDDSGGLSANKGAAPEDNTPPFPERVQVGGSPMYKVDRKLGKGGFGQVFVGRRERATGPGAAEVALKFEHRNSKGCNYGPPYEWQVYNILGGSHGIPRVHYKGRQGEYYIMVMDMLGPSLWDVWNSSSQTMSAEMVSCIAVESLSILEKMHSKGYVHGDVKPENFLLGQPSTAQEKKLFLVDLGLATKWRDTSSGMHVDYDQRPDMFRGTVRYASVHAHLGRTASRRDDLESLAYTLIFLHKGRLPWQGYQGDTKSFLVCKKKMGTSPEMLCCFCPAPFRHFLEVVVNMKFDEEPNYSKLISLFNGILDPNPALRPLNTDGAQKVGQKRGRLNMEEEDDSQPKKKVRLGVPATQWISVYNARLPMKQRYHYNVADARLAQHVERGIADGLLISCVSSCSNLWALIMDAGTGFTNQVYKLSPFFLHKEWIMEQWDKNYYITSIAGGNNGTSLVVMSKGTQYTQQSYKVSDSFPFKWINKKWKEGFHVTSMATAGSRWGVVMSRNAGFSDQVVELDFLYPSEGIHRRWDGGYRITATAATLDQSALILSIPRRKPGDETQETLRTSQFPSTHVKEKWSKNLYLACLCYGRTVC, encoded by the exons ATGCCGGAGCTTCGTAGTGGAGTGCGACGTGGTCGCGCTGCGGTAGGCCAAAAGGGCTCGGAACCACCGGCACCGGCAAGGAGGAACGTGAAGACACGCGCTCCTGCTGCGGCGGCGGGGGTTAAGGGTAGGCCCAAGACAAAGGCGGCGGCAGCGGCGAAGAAGCCGGTGATCGTTACATCGGAAGCGAAGGCGAAAGAGGTTAAAGAAAAGGTTTTCGGCGTGATGGGTGATGATAGTGGTGGCTTGAGCGCCAACAAGGGTGCTGCACCCGAAGATAACACTCCCCCTTTTCCTGAGAGG GTTCAAGTTGGAGGATCACCTATGTACAAGGTTGACAGGAAACTGGGTAAAGGTGGATTTGGTCAGGTTTTTGTTGGCCGTCGTGAGCGTGCAACAGGCCCTGGAGCTGCCGAG GTGGCTCTGAAATTCGAACATAGGAACAGTAAAGGCTGTAACTATGGCCCTCCATATGAGTGGCAAGTTTACAA CATCCTTGGTGGTAGTCATGGAATACCTAGGGTACACTACAAAGGAAGACAAGGAGAATATTACATAATG GTTATGGACATGCTTGGTCCGAGTTTGTGGGATGTCTGGAATTCCTCAAGCCAGAC GATGTCTGCTGAAATGGTTTCATGCATAGCTGTTGAATCCTTATCAATACTCGAGAAGATGCACTCGAAGGG CTATGTGCATGGAGATGTAAAACCAGAGAACTTCTTACTAGGTCAGCCATCTACAGCACAAGAGAAGAAACTGTTTCTGGTAGACCTTGGATTAG CAACAAAGTGGCGAGACACCTCAAGTGGGATGCATGTTGATTATGATCAGCGTCCTGACATGTTTAG AGGGACTGTTCGATATGCTAGTGTTCATGCTCATTTGGGAAGAACTGCAAGTAGAAGGGATGATCTTGAATCTCTTGCATACACACTCATCTTCCTTCATAAAGGCCGGTTACCATGGCAAGGTTATCAG GGTGATACCAAGTCCTTCCTCGTTTGCAAAAAGAAGATGGGGACATCGCCTGAGATGCTTTGCTGCTTTtgccctgctccatttaggcactTTCTTGAGGTTGTAGTGAACATGAAATTTGATGAAGAACCCAACTATTCCAAGTTAATATCACTGTTTAATGGAATACTTGACCCGAATCCAGCATTGCGGCCACTTAATACTGACGGTGCTCAGAAG GTTGGACAAAAGCGGGGTAGACTGAATATGGAGGAAGAGGATGATTCACAGCCAAAGAAGAAGGTTCGATTAGGGGTTCCTGCTACACAATGGATTTCAGTTTACAATGCAAGACTGCCCATGAAACAAAG GTATCATTACAATGTGGCTGATGCAAGACTAGCACAGCATGTTGAGAGAGGAATTGCAGATGGCCTTCTTATTAGTTGTGTATCATCGTGTTCCAATCTCTGGGCACTTATTATGGATGCTGGAACTGGATTTACAAATCAAGTCTATAAGTTGTCACCCTTTTTCTTGCACAAG GAATGGATCATGGAGCAGTGGGATAAGAATTATTACATCACTTCTATTGCAGGGGGAAATAATGGAACCTCTCTTGTGGTGATGTCAAAAG GTACACAGTATACTCAACAATCATACAAAGTAAGTGATTCTTTCCCCTTCAAATGGATAAACAAGAAGTGGAAAGAAGGTTTTCATGTCACATCAATGGCTACTGCTGGAAGTCGCTGGGGTGTTGTTATGTCTCGCAATGCTGGATTCAGTGATCAG GTGGTTGAACTTGATTTTCTCTATCCAAGTGAGGGTATCCATCGACGTTGGGACGGTGGTTATAGAATTACCGCAACTGCTGCTACATTGGACCAATCTGCTCTAATATTAAGTATTCCGAGGCGCAAGCCAGGAGATGAAACTCAGGAAACTCTACGGACATCTCAATTTCCCAGCACACATGTTAAG GAGAAATGGTCAAAGAATCTTTATCTTGCTTGTTTGTGCTATGGGCGTACTGTATGCTGA